The following proteins come from a genomic window of Candidatus Zixiibacteriota bacterium:
- a CDS encoding GntR family transcriptional regulator, with protein MRTPASNRAGGPLSLTVYDRIKQDIVWARLHPGEPLLEEDLAKRLRVSRTPVREALRRLNHEGLVRIVPNKGAFVRVLTPRDIREIYEVRQALEGFAAAQAAVRLSAKQIGSLVRLARHLEQRAPGLGYREVRDAWEALRRMAIAAADNERVEKILASVNDQVETARHYASAPPGRIRELVADFVSLVRALESRTPAKAQRLLQHHLAKSKKVLLEMFEEPVDSRVRRKGAS; from the coding sequence GTGCGCACACCAGCATCGAATCGCGCCGGCGGGCCCCTCTCTCTCACGGTTTACGACCGGATCAAGCAGGATATCGTCTGGGCGCGGCTTCATCCCGGGGAACCGCTTCTCGAGGAGGATCTGGCGAAAAGGCTCCGGGTGAGCCGCACGCCGGTCCGGGAAGCGCTCCGAAGGCTCAATCACGAAGGGCTGGTGCGGATCGTGCCCAACAAGGGGGCGTTCGTGCGGGTCCTCACGCCGCGCGACATCCGTGAAATTTACGAGGTCCGGCAGGCGCTGGAGGGCTTCGCGGCGGCGCAGGCGGCGGTCCGCCTTTCGGCGAAGCAGATCGGATCCCTCGTTCGCCTGGCCCGGCATCTGGAACAGCGTGCGCCCGGGCTGGGCTACCGGGAGGTGCGAGACGCGTGGGAGGCGTTGCGCCGGATGGCGATCGCCGCAGCGGACAACGAGCGCGTGGAAAAGATCCTGGCCTCGGTAAACGATCAGGTGGAGACGGCGCGGCATTACGCGTCGGCGCCGCCGGGGAGGATTCGGGAGCTGGTTGCGGATTTCGTCTCGCTCGTCCGGGCGCTGGAAAGTCGGACGCCCGCCAAGGCCCAAAGGCTGCTCCAGCATCATCTGGCCAAGAGCAAGAAGGTCCTTCTCGAGATGTTCGAGGAGCCGGTGGATTCCCGGGTCCGACGGAAAGGAGCCTCATGA
- a CDS encoding ABC transporter substrate-binding protein, which translates to MSKNSVRAGIGLLGLFLCAEAPAQERLRLAYSAISGAMLTPWVARESGIFGRNNLAVELVYIAGGSATAAALLGGDIQIMLANGEVVVRSRLQGSDMVSFADTTSTLVFSLMARPEIAGAAELRGKRLGITRFGTATHAALVAALAHFGIGANEVTVLQMGGIPQIMAGIEKGAIAGGVLSPPINIKAKKLGLKELLDVGTLRIPYQQTTFVARQEWIRKSPEAMKAVTRSIVEAIHKIKTDKPFAQRILGKYSKIDDPEILEEAYRIFALNYLPEVPYPSVEAVRRKLAEFAAADEKARARSATEFVDLRWVQELESSGFIQKLYRR; encoded by the coding sequence ATGAGCAAGAACTCTGTTCGCGCCGGCATCGGGTTGCTGGGGCTCTTTCTTTGCGCCGAGGCCCCGGCGCAGGAGCGGCTCCGTCTCGCCTATTCCGCGATCAGCGGCGCGATGCTCACCCCATGGGTGGCGCGGGAGTCGGGCATTTTCGGGAGGAACAACCTGGCGGTCGAGCTGGTCTACATAGCCGGAGGGTCGGCCACGGCCGCCGCTCTCCTCGGCGGGGACATCCAGATCATGCTCGCTAACGGCGAGGTGGTCGTGCGGAGCCGGCTTCAGGGTTCGGACATGGTTTCGTTCGCCGACACCACCTCGACCCTGGTTTTCTCCCTGATGGCCCGACCGGAAATCGCCGGTGCGGCCGAGTTGCGGGGCAAGCGCCTCGGCATCACCCGCTTCGGGACCGCAACGCACGCCGCGCTCGTCGCCGCCCTGGCCCATTTCGGGATCGGAGCGAACGAGGTTACGGTTCTCCAAATGGGAGGAATCCCGCAGATCATGGCCGGGATCGAAAAGGGGGCGATCGCCGGAGGCGTTCTGTCGCCGCCGATCAACATCAAGGCTAAAAAGCTCGGGCTGAAGGAGCTGCTGGACGTCGGCACGCTGCGGATTCCGTACCAGCAGACGACCTTCGTGGCGCGGCAGGAGTGGATCCGAAAGAGCCCGGAAGCGATGAAGGCGGTGACGCGGTCGATCGTCGAGGCGATCCACAAAATCAAGACCGACAAACCCTTCGCGCAGCGCATTCTCGGCAAGTACAGCAAGATCGACGATCCCGAGATCCTGGAGGAAGCCTACCGGATCTTTGCGTTGAACTACCTCCCGGAGGTTCCCTACCCGAGCGTCGAGGCCGTGCGGCGCAAGCTCGCCGAATTCGCCGCTGCCGACGAAAAAGCCCGCGCCCGAAGCGCAACCGAGTTCGTCGATCTCCGCTGGGTGCAGGAGCTCGAAAGCAGCGGCTTTATTCAGAAACTCTACCGGCGGTAA
- a CDS encoding ABC transporter substrate-binding protein produces the protein MKARVLLLAVVLIPVAVDGRADTKPLRIAYAAIAGSQAPVWMLKESGRLASRGIPVDLVYVAGARSVTAGLLSGEIQLAVLGTTAIVRAYGRGAADLVLIGGVVNNPTFSVMVHPSIGRAEDLRGKPVAITRFGGSVDFLMRWFLKRSGLEPVRDVPLVQVGDVPSTVSALEKGSAMATVIEPPGPTILRKRGFKKLVDIPDTGIQYQFLSLATTRTFAQKNEPLMKNLMAAYRESIADFKANKGKAFQVLEKYLKVNDKDALADVYETYRLNVPDKGEINLAGIRTIIAEELTPQESKGIKAEDLVDLRFAGK, from the coding sequence ATGAAAGCGCGCGTTCTCCTGCTCGCCGTCGTCCTGATTCCGGTCGCCGTCGACGGCAGGGCCGACACGAAACCGCTGCGCATCGCTTATGCGGCGATCGCCGGGTCTCAGGCGCCGGTATGGATGCTCAAGGAATCCGGAAGGCTCGCAAGCCGCGGCATCCCCGTCGATCTGGTTTACGTCGCGGGCGCTCGCTCGGTGACGGCCGGCTTGCTCTCGGGCGAGATCCAGCTGGCCGTTCTCGGCACGACGGCGATCGTTCGCGCCTACGGGAGAGGTGCCGCCGACCTGGTATTGATCGGCGGGGTGGTGAACAACCCCACCTTCTCGGTGATGGTCCATCCCAGCATCGGCAGAGCGGAGGACCTGCGGGGGAAACCGGTGGCGATCACCCGCTTCGGGGGGTCCGTCGATTTCCTGATGCGCTGGTTCCTGAAACGCTCGGGGCTGGAGCCGGTGAGGGATGTACCGCTGGTCCAGGTCGGAGACGTCCCGTCCACCGTGTCCGCCCTGGAGAAGGGGAGCGCCATGGCGACGGTGATCGAGCCGCCGGGTCCGACGATCCTGAGAAAACGCGGGTTCAAGAAGCTCGTCGACATCCCCGACACCGGCATCCAGTACCAGTTTCTCTCCCTGGCGACGACCCGGACGTTCGCGCAGAAAAACGAGCCTCTCATGAAAAATCTCATGGCGGCGTACCGTGAAAGCATAGCGGATTTCAAGGCGAACAAGGGAAAGGCTTTCCAAGTCCTCGAGAAGTACCTGAAGGTCAACGACAAGGATGCGCTGGCGGACGTGTACGAGACCTACAGGTTGAACGTGCCCGACAAGGGAGAGATCAATCTCGCCGGTATCCGGACCATCATCGCCGAGGAATTGACCCCGCAGGAAAGCAAGGGCATCAAGGCGGAAGATCTGGTCGACCTCCGCTTCGCCGGAAAGTAG
- a CDS encoding 4Fe-4S dicluster domain-containing protein yields MIVDIELDKCTSCGLCDPICPADVIHMERNGDREFPAIKYPEHCVTCFNCEIFCPTQCIDVHPIVRRRPLPW; encoded by the coding sequence ATGATCGTCGACATCGAGCTGGACAAGTGCACGAGTTGCGGGCTTTGCGATCCGATCTGCCCGGCGGACGTGATCCACATGGAGCGCAACGGAGACCGGGAGTTCCCGGCCATCAAGTATCCCGAGCACTGCGTGACGTGCTTCAACTGCGAGATCTTCTGTCCCACGCAGTGCATCGACGTCCATCCGATCGTCCGGCGCCGGCCGCTGCCATGGTGA
- a CDS encoding FAD-binding protein, with the protein MLEKIGRLIDSDVLVVGGGAGGLWAALSAKRHFPEGRITLVDAHMVGRTGHTAFSNAWMVMVSPEDDLDACVRDIVEGNEWIAEQELIREVLSLSYGQVLDLERMGLRFAREGGQFVRRPTRGLRVTKVLKPVGGGLEFCWVLRKALESEGIRIVERIFVTDLLQDDHGWIAGAAGIDGRSGEFCVLRAKATVLATNSVTFRAGFVRDLTGTGPVLAYRAGAAITNAEFGYLRPATPKFYFEGITFAIQDGAKFVNAAGEPFMEKYEPDWADQADVQLISKAMVMEKRAGKAPLYLDMSLVPEEKREDYLHSTVAWMDYFYKKLGERARIDMFGRTEYYPFYQMTKMAIKTDSGCRASLPGLFAAGLAQASCATHFAGFHIGACNGTGWIAGRSAAALAREVQAPAVSEAGAASLKDKIRRGFGEGHDRAEDELLFELQKLIFRYDLSILKTEERLSEAVGALAGIEEKLAATKAGHTHGFVRLRETEAMVEAAKLIFIASRARQESRLSHIREDFPKRDDRNWLRWVLLRRRGGEAEVSTEPIATPLVPPPREASP; encoded by the coding sequence ATGCTGGAAAAGATCGGTCGATTGATCGACTCGGATGTTCTCGTCGTCGGAGGCGGCGCGGGAGGCCTCTGGGCGGCCTTGAGCGCCAAGCGCCATTTTCCCGAGGGACGAATCACGCTCGTCGACGCCCACATGGTAGGGCGGACCGGACACACCGCTTTCTCGAACGCCTGGATGGTGATGGTCTCGCCGGAGGACGATCTCGACGCGTGCGTCCGCGACATCGTCGAGGGGAACGAATGGATCGCGGAGCAGGAGCTGATCCGGGAGGTCCTTTCCCTGTCGTACGGGCAGGTGCTGGATCTCGAAAGGATGGGGCTTCGGTTCGCGCGGGAGGGCGGGCAGTTCGTGCGGCGACCGACGCGCGGCCTGCGCGTCACGAAAGTGCTCAAGCCCGTCGGCGGCGGCCTGGAATTCTGCTGGGTCCTGCGCAAGGCGCTGGAGAGCGAGGGGATCCGCATCGTCGAGAGGATCTTCGTTACCGATCTGCTCCAGGACGATCACGGCTGGATCGCGGGCGCCGCCGGAATCGACGGGCGGAGCGGGGAATTCTGCGTTCTGCGCGCGAAAGCGACGGTTCTCGCCACCAACAGCGTTACCTTTCGCGCCGGCTTCGTGCGGGACCTCACCGGAACCGGCCCGGTTCTCGCCTATCGCGCGGGGGCGGCGATCACGAACGCCGAGTTCGGTTATCTCCGCCCGGCCACGCCCAAGTTCTATTTCGAAGGCATCACCTTCGCGATCCAGGACGGCGCGAAGTTCGTCAACGCGGCGGGCGAGCCGTTCATGGAAAAATACGAGCCGGACTGGGCCGATCAGGCGGACGTGCAGCTCATCAGCAAAGCGATGGTGATGGAGAAGCGGGCGGGAAAGGCGCCGCTCTACCTCGACATGTCGCTCGTGCCCGAGGAGAAACGGGAAGACTACCTGCACAGCACGGTCGCCTGGATGGACTATTTCTACAAGAAGCTCGGGGAGAGAGCCCGGATCGACATGTTCGGGCGAACCGAATACTATCCCTTTTATCAAATGACCAAGATGGCGATCAAAACGGACTCGGGATGCCGCGCGAGCCTGCCGGGATTGTTCGCCGCGGGGCTGGCGCAGGCGAGCTGCGCGACCCACTTTGCGGGCTTTCACATCGGCGCGTGCAACGGGACCGGCTGGATCGCCGGCCGAAGCGCGGCGGCTCTGGCGAGGGAGGTGCAGGCGCCTGCGGTCAGCGAGGCCGGGGCGGCGTCGCTGAAGGACAAGATCCGGAGGGGCTTCGGCGAGGGCCATGACCGGGCGGAAGACGAGCTGTTGTTCGAGCTGCAAAAGCTGATCTTCCGTTACGATCTGTCGATCCTGAAAACCGAGGAGCGCTTGTCCGAAGCGGTCGGGGCTCTGGCGGGTATCGAGGAGAAGCTGGCCGCGACCAAAGCGGGCCACACGCACGGCTTCGTGCGGCTGCGCGAGACCGAGGCGATGGTGGAGGCGGCAAAGCTCATCTTCATCGCCTCGCGCGCCCGGCAGGAAAGCCGCCTCAGCCATATCCGGGAAGACTTCCCGAAACGCGACGACCGCAACTGGCTCCGCTGGGTGCTGTTGCGCCGGCGCGGCGGCGAAGCCGAGGTGTC
- a CDS encoding amidohydrolase family protein yields the protein MIVDFQHHYVPADLAKKRGLYSEQVVFAKDGAVPSLTMHSKLYDPEAQLADMDEAGVDVSVISCLLGWSAPLEDCRFINEKLAELQAKYPGRFVGLAQAPVLEGKAALDELDRAVRKLGLKGVTVTSQIQGLPLDSPNLDAFYGKVSELDVPIFVHPAMVPKGYELINDYDLARILGREMDLALAATRIIAGGVLDRFPGLKFVIGHFGGGISSVKDRLVAKAYRFGTLKKPFEEYFDMLYFDLAGFEGGLAALRCALLGIKPERLVFATDYPQDFTGVSTATGRGMKALREYIQAIRALDLSEDLKEGILGKTASGLLKL from the coding sequence ATGATTGTCGACTTTCAGCACCACTACGTGCCGGCGGACCTGGCGAAAAAACGCGGCCTCTATTCCGAACAGGTGGTCTTCGCGAAGGACGGAGCGGTCCCGAGCCTCACCATGCACTCGAAGCTGTACGATCCCGAGGCCCAGCTCGCAGACATGGACGAGGCCGGTGTCGACGTGTCGGTCATCTCCTGCCTGCTCGGCTGGTCGGCGCCTCTGGAGGATTGCCGCTTCATCAACGAAAAGCTCGCCGAGCTGCAGGCGAAGTACCCGGGGCGTTTCGTCGGCCTGGCGCAGGCGCCGGTGCTCGAAGGGAAGGCGGCGCTGGACGAGCTGGACCGCGCGGTTCGCAAACTCGGTCTCAAGGGCGTCACCGTGACGTCCCAGATCCAGGGTCTGCCGCTGGATTCGCCGAACCTCGACGCTTTCTACGGCAAGGTGAGCGAGCTCGACGTCCCGATCTTCGTCCACCCCGCGATGGTCCCGAAAGGGTACGAGCTGATCAACGACTACGATCTGGCGCGCATCCTCGGGCGGGAGATGGATCTCGCCCTCGCCGCGACGCGGATCATCGCAGGCGGGGTTCTCGACCGCTTTCCGGGCCTCAAATTCGTGATCGGCCACTTCGGCGGAGGGATCTCCTCCGTCAAGGACCGGCTCGTCGCCAAGGCCTATCGGTTCGGGACGCTCAAGAAGCCGTTCGAGGAGTATTTCGACATGCTTTACTTCGATCTTGCGGGATTCGAGGGCGGGCTTGCGGCGCTTCGCTGCGCGCTCCTTGGAATCAAGCCCGAGCGGCTGGTTTTCGCCACCGACTATCCCCAGGACTTCACCGGCGTCAGCACCGCCACGGGCCGCGGCATGAAGGCGTTGCGGGAGTACATCCAGGCGATCAGGGCGCTCGATCTCAGCGAGGATCTCAAAGAGGGGATTCTCGGAAAGACGGCGTCCGGGCTGCTCAAGCTGTAA